CGCCGGCCAGGTCGGCGCGCCCTGCGGGTGCTTCGGCTGCTTCGACAACTTCGATCCGAAGCGCGCCTCCGTGCAGGGCGAATGGAAGTACAAGCTCAAGAAACACGGCGGCAGCCTGCATGCGAGCATCTTCAACAGCCTGGTGTGCAGCTGCCTCGGCGGGAGCGTGGGATCGCTCTGCCCGAGCGCGGAGCATCCGCGCACGCCAGCGGACCACATCTGCGTCACCGGCATCGCGGATCTCAGCCCGGATACCGGAAACGTCAAGAACAGGACCACTGCCGTGGCGTTCCGCTTCGAGGCGACGGATAACGGCGAGCCGGGAACGGACGACGTCTACGAGATCCACATCCTCGCGCCCGCCACCGGCCAGACCACGAGCGACCTCGCCAAGGCGATCTGCTGCACGCGGCCATTCGTGCAGCCGGCCGGGACGACCGCGCTGGCCGACGACCTCGGGACGCTGCTGCGCGGCAACATCCAGATTCACCCGGCGCTGGCGAAGTCCACGGCCGGCACATGTCCGCCGCCGAGCGGGATGTGCGTGCCGATCCCCTGAGCGACTGAGCTGCAGAACGACGGGGCTTGCCCGCCCGGGCGGCCCCGTCGCTACCAGGAGGCCAGGAGGAAGATGTCGTCCATGCCGGCGGCCGTGAGCGGGGTGCCGCCGAAGTCGACCCCGAGACGATAGCAGCCGGTCACGACCGGCCGGCCGCCGCCATCGACCGCCACGGCGGTGCCCGCGTCGAAGTCCGCACCGCCGAAGCGCTGCGCCCCGAGCGGGGTGCCGTCCGCAGCGTAGCGCGCCACGAAGATGTCGGTCCGGCCGGCGCTGGTGAGCGAGCCGGCGCCGAAGTTGACCGCCGCCTGGAAGGTCCCGGTCACCACCACCTTGCCGCTCATGTCCACCGCGATGCCGCTGCCGGCGTCGTCGAAGAGGCCACCGGCGAGTCGCGACCACAGGTAGCCGCCCGCCGGGGAGTACTTTGCCACGAACATGTCCTTGTGGGCGAAGCTCGTCGCCCAGCCTGCGCCGAGGTCGATCGAGTTCTCGAACGACCCGGTCACCAGCACGTTGCCGCTCCCGTCGCACGCGACGCCGTTGCCGGCATGTACGGCGAGCGCGCTCCCGAAGTGCCGGGACCAGAGGTGGCCGCCGGCGGGCGAGAGCTTGGCGAGGAAGATGTCGACGCCGGCGCTGGTCAGGACTCCGCCGCCGAAGTCGGCCGGGCCCGAGAACGCGCCGGTCACCGCGATGTTGCCGCTCGGGTCGACCGCCACGGCGTTGCCGGAGTTGGAGAACGAATCTCCGATGCCCATCGACCACAGGTACGCACCGGTGGGCGAGAACTTCGCCACGACGACGCTGTAGCCGTTGGCCATGATCGGGCCGCCGCCGAAGTCCGCCCCGCCCCCCGCGGTCCCGATCAGCACGACGTTGCCGCCGCTGTCGACGGCGACCCCATTCCCGATGTCGTTCATTCCGCTGCCGAACGCCTTCGACCAGATGGGGTCGCCGGCGGCGGAGTACTTCGCGAGGAAGATGTCGGCGGCGCCGGCGCTGCTGAGTGGTCCGGTGCCGAAGTCGACCGTGCCACTGAACTTTCCGGTCACGAGCACGTTGCCGTTGCCGTCGATGGCAACCCCGCGGCCCGTGCCCCCGCCCAGGTCGCCGCCGAGGCACTTCGCCCACATCGCCGCGCCCGACTGCGAGGTCTTCGATACGAATACCGCCGCCGGCGGGCACACGACCCCACCCCCGACGTCCACGATGCTCTCGACGCGCCCGGTCATCACCGTATTGCCACTGGCGTCCACCGCTACCCCGTAGCCCACATCGCTCGCCGTGCCACCGAAGCCGTGCGCCCACCGGGAACCGGCCGACCCCGTGACGGTGACGAGGGCCGAGTCGGTGCCGCGCGCGCCCCGATCATCCGTGACCGTGAGGGTCGCGGTGTAGCTGCCGGGCGCAGCGTAGCCGTGGCTCACCGTCGCGCCGGCGGCCGACGTGCCGTCGCCGAAGTCCCAGCCGTAGGAGCCCACGGTGCCGTCGGGATCGGAGCCGGACCCGTTGAAGGTCACGGCGCTGCCCGCCGACGCCGTCTGGTCCGGTCCCGCGTTTGCCACCGGCGGACGGTTGGCAACCGAGACGACCGCCGCGTCGCTCGAGCGCAGTCCGCTGTTGTCGGTCACCGTGAGTATGACGCTGTACGTGCCGGGGGTCGTGTACATGTGCGAGGCGACCATGCCGGACGCCGAGCCGCCGTCGCCGAAGCTCCAGGCGTAGGCGATGAGCGTGCCGTCCAGGTCGAACGACCCGCCACCGTTGAAGCCGACCGGGGCCATCGTCTGCGTGAACTGATCGGGCCCGGCATTCGCGATGGGAGGCTTCGGAGGCGCGGTGGTCGACGTGGTGGACGAGGACGCTGTCGTGGTGGAGGTCGACGAGGACGTCGTCGTGGTGAGGATCGTCGACGACGTCGTCGTGGTGAGGATCGTCGTCGTGGTGAGGATCGTCGACGACGTCGTCGTCGAAGTCGTCGTGGTCGGAGGTCTGGTGGACGTCGTCGTGGACGTGGTGCTGGTGGTGACCGTCGTGGACGTGGTCGTCGTCGCGAGACACGTGCCCGTCGTGGCGCTCACCGGGATGCTCTTGGCAGACTCGTTGCCGGCCTTGTCGATGGCCGCGAGCGCGTAGGAGTACGCCGTCGCCGCGGTGAGGCC
This genomic window from Deltaproteobacteria bacterium contains:
- a CDS encoding PKD domain-containing protein; translation: MTGHATAEAALTAPFSLVATAVSSSQINLSWRDANPGSVSYSIERSLSATSGFTVVGAADRQSAYQDTGLASGTSYYYRVRALKPGGSASAYSNIAIAMTLGDRTAPSVPTGLTASPVGCGQINLAWNGATDTGGSGLLGYKLYRGGLFQKQVLAPATSTSDVGLTAATAYSYALAAIDKAGNESAKSIPVSATTGTCLATTTTSTTVTTSTTSTTTSTRPPTTTTSTTTSSTILTTTTILTTTTSSTILTTTTSSSTSTTTASSSTTSTTAPPKPPIANAGPDQFTQTMAPVGFNGGGSFDLDGTLIAYAWSFGDGGSASGMVASHMYTTPGTYSVILTVTDNSGLRSSDAAVVSVANRPPVANAGPDQTASAGSAVTFNGSGSDPDGTVGSYGWDFGDGTSAAGATVSHGYAAPGSYTATLTVTDDRGARGTDSALVTVTGSAGSRWAHGFGGTASDVGYGVAVDASGNTVMTGRVESIVDVGGGVVCPPAAVFVSKTSQSGAAMWAKCLGGDLGGGTGRGVAIDGNGNVLVTGKFSGTVDFGTGPLSSAGAADIFLAKYSAAGDPIWSKAFGSGMNDIGNGVAVDSGGNVVLIGTAGGGADFGGGPIMANGYSVVVAKFSPTGAYLWSMGIGDSFSNSGNAVAVDPSGNIAVTGAFSGPADFGGGVLTSAGVDIFLAKLSPAGGHLWSRHFGSALAVHAGNGVACDGSGNVLVTGSFENSIDLGAGWATSFAHKDMFVAKYSPAGGYLWSRLAGGLFDDAGSGIAVDMSGKVVVTGTFQAAVNFGAGSLTSAGRTDIFVARYAADGTPLGAQRFGGADFDAGTAVAVDGGGRPVVTGCYRLGVDFGGTPLTAAGMDDIFLLASW